The Lycium barbarum isolate Lr01 chromosome 4, ASM1917538v2, whole genome shotgun sequence nucleotide sequence CCTTAGCCTCACTTACATGACATAGATTGAAGGACTCCAATCTAATAGCTACCAAGAGTACATGTATAAAAGATTGAGGGACTCCACCCTATACAAAGCTGGGTTTTTTGGAGTGTAAACTACTACTACATACAAATATGCAGCTATATGCAATCCATAGTAATCATGTGATAGCATCATTGATGCAAAAGTAGTTCTTCTTTGGTCTAAACCTCAAGTTAGGAACGCCATCTTGATCAAACTTCAAAGAAGCTCTAACCTGATTAGGAAAAGAAACAACTTCATTGAAGAAAGTAAGAGATTTGTTATGTACTCCTAGATTGGCCAAGTAATCAGCAATGCCTTTGCCCTCTCTAAAAGTATGTACAAAAAGAACATTTCTGGAATTTGAAATCTCCCAAATTTGGTCCTGAATATGACTGATTTGCCAGTGAGGTTGACAAGATTTGTTGAGCATATTCACAATAAGCATGGAATCTGACTTCACAATAAAATTCTGAAATCCCAAGCTACAGCAAATGCTGCAACCCTGCAAGACTGCTTTAGCTTCAGCAAAATTGTTGCTACAAGAGCCGTAATGGTCTGAGAAAGCCTGAACCATGACCCCTATGACTTCTAATAAAATATATTATCCTTTGATTAAAAAAATCATTATTCAGTTTGGACTACAAATTGAGCAAATCAAATGACCTGCCAATTAGAATAAGCGACTGCGCGTGCTACATTTTTATGTGCTATGTTTTCGTATCCTCCTCACATACACTGTCTTCTTGCATCGACATACTTCTTTTTGTTTCCTTAACATTATTACCAAGATATTATCCTTTTCCAAAATCAATTTTAACGGAAGCTATATTTACTGAGATTGTCTTCCTAATTTGATTTATGCTTAAATAAATTGGTTGCATCATATATGATGTATACATGCTTAGTCCATTGGATTCTCATTTCTCAACCTGGATTTTAACTTGTCGTATGAATCTCTCGATTATTCTTCAACATCAAATGGATCAAATTTCAAGCTAATCTATATCATTATTCTTTGAATATTTTAAGTTCCATGCCTAGATTAAATTAGCGAAACTCTTGGCTTGTGAAGTATGATACATTTGTTTAAGTGCCAAACGCAAAGAAATAAGCAACTCTTCACATTTGATCCTCAGAAATGTCATAAAGCCAACATtaaacttttacttgttcattccAACTGAAAAGCATGAACTAATTAATAAGTAATcagaaaaaaatcacaaaatctttGACCATTTTTTGTCTTCTGGAAGAAACCCCTTTGTTTAATGATCATGAGAAGCATGAATTAATTGATAATTAAGCAAAGTCCTATATCGTGAAACACGACAATTTGATGGCTTCCCTTGTGAAAACGAGTTCAGTTCTATCATCTATGCAATAACAGCACGAAAGGTTTTTATATAACAAtgttaaaaatatatttaaagatACTTCATAATAATTATTTCATTCGGCTTTATGATCTACATTAACTGTAGAATATTTATTTTCCTTTTAGTTTAATAATATCCTATAGAAGATTTGTTTTCTTTCTAAGTTTATGATCTACTTTAATTATACAatatttattttccttttaaGTAAGGCTATAAGGCAAATAACATATTccttttagttttatgttttttatttaattttaatcATGGAAAGAAGCAACAATAATTGTATGAAATTCATTATTCCACTTTGATTTTCTCTTTAGTTTTCTGTTTTTCATAGTAATCAGGTCGCTAATAAGATAAGTTAGCAAGAATAGTGTGTTAGTCCTTATATAAATATCACTAGAAGGAAGAGGTCAAGATCCACTTCCAAATTCCAATGGCTGATTCAACTCCTCTACTCTCAACTTCTCCTTCAACCAAGAATTACCAAGATCAAGAATTTCCAAAGCTAAATGATCATTCTTCACTTGAAGAAATAATAGAGCCATTTTTTGGGAGTTGTGGAATTGCATGGCCACAAATCTTGCAAGTCATGCTTGTTTCTCTGGCTTGTTTCTTTGAGGCTCAACAAATATTTATCACAATTTTTACTGATGCAATCCCATCATGGCATTGCACAACACTTAATAACACAAGTTGCAACCCAAAGTCTAATGTGTGTCAACTTTCTTACACAGAATGGAATTGGGATAAGCCTATTTACACATCCATTGTATCTGAATGGTCACTTCATTGTTCTGATAATCCTATACTACAAGGCCTTCCAGCTTCATCTTTTTTCATGGGATGCTTGCTTGGTGGCCTAGTTCTTGGTATGTTAGGTGACACGATTGGTCGAAAAACTATGTTGTTTTTCGGGTGTTTGATAATGTCAATGGCTTCAATATTCATTGCTTTCTCTAACAACATTTGGATGTACTCAGCCTTGAGATTTCTAAGTGGATATGGCCGCGCAGCGATTGGATCCTGTGTTCTTGTGTTATGTTCTGAGAGTGTCGCTATAAAATATCAAGGCCAAGTGGGAACTATAGGATTCTTTATGTCTACATTTGGATTTGTGTCAATACCAGGTTTGGCTTATTTTAGTAGGAATTACTCATGGAGGGTACTTTATCTTTGGACTTCTCTTCCAGCTATAGTTTATTGTTTGTTACTACAATTTTGTGTTTATGAGTCACCAAGATGGCTTCTTTCAAAAGGGAAAGTTAGAGAGGCTTACGCAATCCTCAATACGTTCATTGCACCTTATTTCAAGAACCAAATTTTAAATCTTGATCACAAGAAGTTGAATATTACTACTAGTGGTTCTAATCAACCACTACTCAAGATTTTGTTGAGGAAAAGATGGATTCTTGGACAGCTATTGCTAGCTTTGGCAGCTGGTTTTGGCATTGGATTGATGTACTATGGCATGCCATTAGGACTTGGAAATGGCAACTTTAGCTTAAATCTCTACTTGAGTACTGGACTAAACGCGTTGCTAGAGTTACCAGCATTCTTGATAGTCTTTTTCTTGGTAGAAAAATGCAAGAGGAGAAGCACTCTAGTTGGACTAATTATTTTATCAGGTGTTTGTGGCATGTTATGCATGATGGCTGGCGAATGGAAGATCTTACAGCTAGTATTGGAGTTAACTTCATTTTTCAGTGCTTGTACTGCATTTGATCTATTGCTGATATACACTGCAGAGTTGTTCCCTACTAGCATAAGGAATGCCACTGTGTCAATTGTCTGGCAGGCTGTGGTGCTCGGGGGTGTGGTGAGTCCGGTTATGGTTGATGCAGGAGGCGATAGAAACAAGATTTTACCATATTTGGTGCTTGGAATTATGACATCAATTGCAGGGTCATTGGTCATTTTTCTGCCAGAAACAAAGGGATTGGAGATTTCTAACAAGATAGAAGATCAAGAACAAGAAGGTATTGAACAACCTTATGTGATGAATGGAGTGTGAGGGTTGATCTTGTTATCGTAGTGCTCATCCATCATGTATGAGTCTTGACTTAGAATTAGAATGTTAAGCTTATGTTATGTTCTTTTTTCACGAAGTAGGTCAATAGCTTAGGATTAGAAATGCTTCCGATggtttttttcaactttaatcaATATAAGTTCACTTTGTAATAGGAGCTTTTATCGCAGAATTTCCCATCTTAGTAGGAGCTTTATCAGGAATTTCTCATCTTAGTAGGAGCTTTTGAGCGTTAGTGTTTACATCAATCATCGGCGCGGTGTAGTGGTTGCATTCCCCTTTAGAAACAATAGATGAGGCAAGAGGGGAAAAGCTAATAAATGAGCATCAAAAATTAGATGGATGAAGTAACAAGAGACAAGTGATTTACATCACATATATGAGATGTTATGTGGTTAGGCTTTACATTTAACTCATTCTCAACAATCTCTGATGTAATTTGAGGCAAAAAGGTAAAAACATTCACCCAACAAAAGACTGAAAATGGATAACAATGCAGCAAAGTGACAGAAAACTTATAAGTTTACAAAATCAAGAAGCAGAAACAAAAATAGAACAAGAAGTGGAAAAAGTGTCTGAGCCCGGGTTCGAACCGGGGACCTCTAGTGTGTGAGACTAGCGTGATAACCGACTACACCACCCAGACTTCACTGCTAGGAttagatatatacatataatatatctAGCATTAAGCATTTTAATATTTTTCCCAACCTGTAATTTTTATGATGTCTTTAAAAAATGGGGGGAGTACTGTTCTGAAATAGGCAAGAATATCTAAATGACCGTATTATTGACGTCGCGTGAGGATCAAAATATGTATTTCAATTAATCTATCTATTCTATATTAAAAATACGAAGGACTTtcgaaatgttgattgaactttttgtcctTCATTAAAAGGCTCTGCAATAGataaaattgtcatttactattttctgTCATTTaattattatataaatatatttcacACATGACATGAATCATGTAATTATGTTTCCTATATTTAGAACtttgaaatcaaataaaattttATGTACTaaatacagtcagacctctctataacggcaccAGCGCATATAACAGCATCTCTCTATAGCATCCAAGTTTTTTCGGAactaattttttatgttatattttacttctctatagcagcatttcacctataacagcaacagtcacctttataacagtacgctctttgtaaaattacccctcatataacaactatctattttttttggtaatataatagttaaccatttttataaaaatagaatatctatgattaccaataataagtgtagagattttgaccaaatattgatcatttaatacactatttatgacaaaaaaaaaatatcatatgactatttatattttcatcattaaacgaTTTTCCTTCATTAACAaaatgtgattaagcttagaatttgacagttaaaaatgaaaattagattttatgtatttttttgcctataacagcgaaGTATTTTTTAAATGTCAATGCTATTATAGGTGTTTTAAATGTCAATGCTGgtataggtgtataacagtcattctctataacagctgaaAATTTCGAACccaacgatgctgttatagagaggtttgagtATACTTCCTTATTATTTGAACTTGGTAAGAATCCTAATATTTTGGTATTCTTTTAATTTTGGACAAATCCTTGTCTTCTCCGATTTACAAGCTCGAGCCACATTCCATTTTTTATTGGATTTAGTAGAGTTTATTATGCTAAAGGACAAGTTAATTTGTTCATAGATCAAAAATAAATTTGCTTTTACAAACGTTAACTATAAGTTCCTTTAACATTGAAATTAGTAAAAGAACTAAAAATATGATAATGTATGGAGTGATTCCTCTTGCATGCGGCTTTACTTTCACAAAATTGAGAACAAAAATGTTCTAATAATTTTTTTCATTAGACGTGATGACATAACCTTATTAATATGGCATTATTGTTCTCCTTTTTTACCCTTTAAAAATAGATTTCACACTAGACGAAATAGTTATTTAATTATTACCTAATATATAGAATTTTAAAATcaataaaattttatttaataaatcTTCCCGTATTTGAACTATATACTAAGTCCTAAAATTTAGAACTTTAAAATCGATTCAAATTTACCATGtataaattcttaccttatttacAGGAATATTTGTCCTTTTCAATCAATAAATAGGGAATTTTGGTTCCTTCTTGAAATAGATTACGTGCATATTAAAATTATAGAGTGTATATAATTTTCTATTCTCTTATTTGATCTCACTCAAAAACATATATGTCCATGGAAGTCTGATCACGGACACTATCCAAAATCTCTTTGTGTTCTTAGGGACGACAAATTTTGTATATTTTTCCATCCTGAGAAGTAGTTCAAAATTGGAACATACCCTTTCTCCGACTAAgtgttgtttttgtttttgtagtTGCTTAGGCACGTAGGGTAGCTAGAAAACTTTCAGCAAGGGGAAATCAGAAAAACAATAAACTATTGGCATCTAGTTCTACTGATTGGGGCGTAGAAGGCATCAATCAGTCAGTTGTCTTGATGCTATATGGAATGTGTATACTATCATTAGCGCTAAAATTTTAAATTTCGTTGTAATTACTTAATAACAAAAAACACAAAAGAGAATTTGTATTTTTtgaaaggaaaaaagagtacttTTTTACTTATCGAATATTTTACAGTTTATTGTAGCTATAAGAATGTTTAAAGCTTTTCTTCTTTGTACCTTATATAAAATCTCCTTatttgaattgcaaaactatttTCCTTAAGCCTAATCCTTTCACGTTTTGAAGGTTTTTATTCACGTATTCTATACACAATTCTCTCTTCAGGTTACCCAGTGGTAGTTGGACTCAAACGTATACCTGCAATGTTAGGTTTCTTTTTAGTTCCTTTACAGTTATATAAAACTCACTATCTTTTTATTGATAGGTCTAAAATCTTAGGTTTATATTTTTCTTGTAGGAGTGGGACGGTTGGGGGCTATCCAATTTTGCTTTGGAACAGGAAGTACATACCGCAAGGCAAGAGCTAAGTCATACTCTATATCAGGTAATATAGAGCATTTTCAAAGCATTGGGACAAGTTTAAGGAATTAAAATAGTGTGCAGTAGAAAAATAAGGTTTGATGCTATTGAAAAAAGGTGACAAATATGGTGCTTTTTTTATTTCAATCTTTCCTTATCATCTTTTATGTATGTAATTGACATGATTTCAATTTTACTTTGTTTTAGTGTTCTTCACAAATAAAAGCGTTTGTTGTAGATGACTGATAAGACGTAGTAAAGAACTTAAATTCCGTCTTCGAATTTAGTTTTAATTATATATGGAGATTTTTTCATTGAAGTTATTAGATTTTATTTTGTAATCTCGCGTCATAACAATTACAATATTTTGTTATACTGGGATTTGTACATGGGGCCTTTCATTGGATCGATGTGGATATATTTACTAATTATTATGTGGTTTCATTTAGCATATCAAACGAGGTGTACGGAGAGATACCGTTCCCACCGCTAGATGAAAGAACTTGTGATCCTGACTGGATCCCTTGCGGACACTGTGGTATTTCAGTATTGGGAGGACTGCTTTGTGCTTATTATAATCGTTGGACTTTTAAAGTCTGGGTTATGAAAGACTACTGTGTTAGTGAATCTTGGACTGAATTGTTTACCATCTTTATAGAGCCGTACCGAAATATTGGTTTGCGGTGAAGTGCTACTCTTGTGTGACGAGAAGGGATATCGTTGTTTTTGGACATCAAAGGGACCATTAGGATCGTGGCCTACATCCATTGGAGTCCAGAGCCAAAATGGCTTGTTTTTACAGTCATTAGCCTAAAAtagtattcttttttttttaaaccaaaatgagtaccaacgaaatacccacactcacactgttccggtgccgaaTGAATTCTTGTATTTCGCTACACATgcagcgaaatgcaacaattttttttatttttatttttttgcaattcgtgaaagaaactgttttttttttttttgcatttcgttgtgcaattcacgaaatgcaacaatttttttattttttttgcaattcgtgaaactaatgaaaaaaattgttttttttttggcatttcgtgaattgatcaacgaaataggttttttttttttttttgcatttcatgaaattaatgaaagaaacattttgtttttttttgcatttcgtgaatcaatgaacgaaatagttttttttattttatttcgttcatctaaatgATATATATATTCTATTATACGAGTCTATTCCAGAAGCTCTGTATTGATTATTTTGACCTACTTGTAAAAGTTGAAGTCAAACGGATGtcatttggttcactttgggATGAGGTTTCATTTTGAAAATCCCGGTATTCAATTATTTATTTTGGGAAAACGTGCTCTGATTGGCAATCTAAAGATTCCGTTAGAattgaaatattatttatgacctgtAGAAATTGACGGGGCTAAATTTAGGATTTGTTTGACTGGTTTCTAACAATTAAGTTGGTTTAGcatttaatatgcctatttatggtgaaaagatggtcacaTGAAGAAATAAGACCCGTATTTGAAATTTATTGGTTTCGTTAGTTTCGTATTGATGtttatgacttgcggggatgggtggcgCGATTCTCTAGCCTTTCGGATGAGTTTTGGGTAAGGAAAAAGATATTTCGGAAATCCTTAAGTTAAGAAATGAAGAAGTTTGGCCAAAGTCAACACCgggggtaaatgagtcttttttCAAAGTTTTGTCGATTTTACTAGGTCCAGAatatgatttatgacttagtcgagtcgTTGGTTCAGTTCCCGAGAGGTTCGGGTGCGATTTAGGTAGCTGGTTGAGAAACTAGTTTTTGAGATGCTTTGGAGTTGATCACGGTCAAAATCGGGTCAAGACGGTCCCGTTTGGATGTTGTGAGAGTTCGAGCAGGTTCTTATGATGATTTTCgacttgtccacaaattttggttagaATCTGATGAGTTTCGGATGTGTTTGGATTGTATGGTGTTTGTTTTTTGTTTCGACGTCGTTTTGAGCaaaaagggtaccatattgagcaaacgaCCTTTAATTTGTGTTTCAATTGGACcgttagatccgtatcgtaatttcgGAACTATAGCAACAAGAATCGTCGCATTTCGCCATCGTATGAGGAAGATACAGCCATTTACTAAAGAAATTCACTGCTGGTTTTCTGGTATTATTTTGCTGAAAATCACGATTTTGCCCCTAAGTTCACCATTAAATTTCTGCATTCcttcaaaatttgaaaacattATATCTCTCTCGTTTTAAGGCCAAATTGGGTGATTCAAAAGGTTATCTTGAGTGAAATTTCGCCAGGATTTTATTGGGCTTGTCAACAATGAGCCTCGTAATCATCTAGCACCTGATTTGGACCGAAACAGCTGCAGCATTTTTTTGTCTCCACTTGTTTTGGGATTTAGTTACTTTTCTTACAAGTTTAGGAACTAGGATTGAGGTGATTTTCGCGGTGTTGTTCTCGTCTCAACGAGGTGGTAAGTATTTAACCTTTATTTTGGTGTTTCTCCATGATTACTTTCGTGGTAAGTATTTAACCTTTATTTTGGTGTTTCTCCATGATTACTTTCGTGGTAAGTATTTAACCTTTATTTTGGTGTTTCTCCATGATTACTTTCGTTGGTTATTGTTTAtatccatgttttttttttaaattattatgaCGATATATATCCATGTTTGGATTGTAGAAATTGGGGTTTTGAActcaaaagttgaaaagtggtaAATCAAGGATTTGAGGATCAAGATTATGGCTTTTTGAATGATTTTTTGGATTTAGACTAATTAAGCTATGGGTAAaccaattttgaaataaaattccagttttgagagtgacagagagactctgaggtctttgtcggagattgagagtgacagagagattccgatgatacaagaacggatagcGGAATAAaggaaataacaagaaaagtaAAGGATAGACAGATTGACACGAAAAAATGGAATtaaaaagcaacctaaaggtatattaaacctaaaaacctcaattaattaacattaacaagcaccaaactcttaggaagacctcaagggaattagattcccttgcaaccaacctctcaataAATCTCAAATCAACGAGAGCTTAAATCCATAAGACTCTCAATTggttctctctctagagacaacacaAACATACTAACATtttcatcaattcatcaaaagctcctaatgaaataaaagactagctagTTATACTaaataaataatagaagaccctattattacataaatgtcattaatgaggcaagggtcttatttggctagtcttgtggagatggaaatcttgaatttgcgaatgTGGCCTCTTGCAAACCTAGCCTTCCTTGCTCGTTTGGCCCCTTCAATGTGCATCCATCTCCAATccgtcctcccatgctatcatccacTCTTGGACTTCCCGGACGTCCCATGACAACAtctttgaggcaactcggcttgtatcatcCGTGGCAGCATTACTTTGTATTTCCTCCCTATAACCGTTTTTGTTTATCCATTCCCGGTAAGGATAGCCTTAAAAGCGCCGAGAGAGTACATCCCTACTAGTTTACTTATATTGAGAAGGGTTATTCAAGTTAAGGTGATATTGTCCATGTGTTTGTAATATACTATCTTGAATCGTACTATAAAACATTATTTACGAATATGATGATTTGAGTAGTTAATTCAAAGTCCTAAAATGTTATGCAAAGTTCtattaaaaactagaaaattgGAATACAAAACtgaaaatttaaaaataagattCATTGCAAATATCATCATACAACTTTTTCTATTAATTGAAAGGTCAAACAATGAATACAAGGAAATAAtgaaattcatatatatatatatatatatatatatatatatgaccacgaaacctattttttttttccttctttttttttttggcaatttcTTCTTCATTATCTTCCTTCAACTTATGTTAAAAAGGCTAAAAGACTATTATCTCTCCCCTTTCCCCATAATTAACATTAATATGCATTGATGTCCCACGACTTGAAATTTTCCGGCAGAAACTCATTTCAATTATCTCTTCCCCAGAATTAATTTTATCAATAGGTATTAATGTTGCTGTATTAAGGACAGGACACCCCCAACATATACTGTCGTGTTTTACGAAGCCAAAATTGTAAAGAAATTGATTCGATTAAATTTCAGTAAATAAGAGGAGATAAGCAGGAAACGACTGCACTTTTAATTTTCTACCACTTCCATCTATAATCACCTCAACCAAATTCCAAAAAATAGTATAAAGTCAGAATTATGTGACTAATCACGGGTAACAAGCTGGCAATATATAGTTACAGAGATTTATTTATCGCTAATACTTAAGAAGTAATGAGTAGTTACTTGAAATATATAGTATCTTTTATCCCTCAAGTTTATACCGGGCAAAATAGTTGAAACGAGAAACAATATATA carries:
- the LOC132637090 gene encoding uncharacterized protein LOC132637090, with product MVQAFSDHYGSCSNNFAEAKAVLQGCSICCSLGFQNFIVKSDSMLIVNMLNKSCQPHWQISHIQDQIWEISNSRNVLFVHTFREGKGIADYLANLGVHNKSLTFFNEVVSFPNQVRASLKFDQDGVPNLRFRPKKNYFCINDAIT
- the LOC132637091 gene encoding organic cation/carnitine transporter 3-like — protein: MADSTPLLSTSPSTKNYQDQEFPKLNDHSSLEEIIEPFFGSCGIAWPQILQVMLVSLACFFEAQQIFITIFTDAIPSWHCTTLNNTSCNPKSNVCQLSYTEWNWDKPIYTSIVSEWSLHCSDNPILQGLPASSFFMGCLLGGLVLGMLGDTIGRKTMLFFGCLIMSMASIFIAFSNNIWMYSALRFLSGYGRAAIGSCVLVLCSESVAIKYQGQVGTIGFFMSTFGFVSIPGLAYFSRNYSWRVLYLWTSLPAIVYCLLLQFCVYESPRWLLSKGKVREAYAILNTFIAPYFKNQILNLDHKKLNITTSGSNQPLLKILLRKRWILGQLLLALAAGFGIGLMYYGMPLGLGNGNFSLNLYLSTGLNALLELPAFLIVFFLVEKCKRRSTLVGLIILSGVCGMLCMMAGEWKILQLVLELTSFFSACTAFDLLLIYTAELFPTSIRNATVSIVWQAVVLGGVVSPVMVDAGGDRNKILPYLVLGIMTSIAGSLVIFLPETKGLEISNKIEDQEQEGIEQPYVMNGV